From the Xyrauchen texanus isolate HMW12.3.18 chromosome 49, RBS_HiC_50CHRs, whole genome shotgun sequence genome, one window contains:
- the LOC127640093 gene encoding phospholipid-transporting ATPase ID-like, whose protein sequence is MALRWLWMLVPWRGGWNPRSKAPGQEEERHVRANDRDYNERFIYADNRIKTAKYNIFTFLPINLFEQFQRFANAYFLVLLILQLIPEISSLSWFTTIVPLVLVLSITAVKDATDDYFRHKSDQQVNNRQSQVLINGKLQNEKWMNVRVGDIIKLENNQFVAADLLLLSSSEPYGLCYIETAELDGETNLKVRQALTVTSDLWDDVAKLADFNGEVICEPPNNKLDKFMGTLYWRDNKYSLDNEKVLLRGCILRNTEWCFGLVIFAGLQTKLMQNCGTTKFKRTSIDILMNTLVLWIFGFLICMGIILAIGNTIWEQRVGSNFWAYLQWKELTINAIFSGFLTFWSYVIILNTVVPISLYVSVEVLRLGHSYFINWDRRMYYSRKDTPAEARTTTLNEELGQVEFIFSDKTGTLTQNIMVFNKCSINGKTYGDVYDEFGHKVDITEKTPCVDFSFNPLMDMKFRFHDSSLIEAIKLEEPLVQEFFRLLALCHTVMPEERNEGELVYQAQSPDEGALVTAARNFGFVFRSRTPETITLYEMDQPVTYQLLAILDFNNVRKRMSVIVRNPKGQLKLYSKGADTIIFDRLDPSNEELMFTTSEHLNEFAGEGLRTLALAYKDLDEDLFDEWMKNLLFASTVLDNREEKLWALYEEIEQGLMLLGATAIEDKLQEGVPETIACLTLANIKIWVLTGDKLETAMNIGYSCSMLRDDMNEVFIISGHTMLEVQQDLRNAKERIMGPSRENLSSVTDMEKTDLYSSDSVFEETIIAEYALIINGHSLAYALEADLEQILVDVACLCKTVICCRVTPLQKAQVVELIKRHKRAVTLAIGDGANDVSMIKTAHIGVGISGQEGMQAVLASDYSFAQFRYLQRLLLVHGRWSYYRMCNFLCYFFYKNFAFTLVHFWYGFLCGFSAQTVYDQWFITLFNIVYTSLPVLAMGMFDQDVNEQYSSRYPNLYRPGQLNQLFNKRKFFTCTLQGVFTSFILFFIPYGAFITAARDDGTHISDQQAFAVTIATSLVLVVSVQIGLDTNYWTAVNLFFVSGSLAVYFAILFAMHSDGIFTIFPNQFPFIGTARNSLNQRFVWLVILLTTVVCIMPMVAIRFIKTDLNPTHTDKVRLLQQATSRQGPQEQNLRRVRRTSSRRSAYAFAHQQGYGELITSGKNMKVPTSSTSTCPVSSPTRAPAGSRWIEGLRNNGDLDTTTPAVEITGFRGESYRSGELTLEDLEDT, encoded by the exons ATGGCACTGCGATGGCTATGGATGTTAGTACCATGGAGAGGAGGTTGGAACCCACGCTCGAAAGCACCTGGACAAG AAGAGGAACGACATGTTCGAGCCAACGATCGGGACTACAATGAGAGGTTCATTTATGCT GACAATCGAATTAAGACAGCAAAATACAACATCTTCACCTTCCTGCCCATTAACTTGTTCGAGCAGTTCCAACGCTTTGCAAATGCCTACTTCCTAGTGCTGCTGATACTGCAG TTAATTCCAGAAATCTCCTCTCTGTCCTGGTTCACCACCATTGTGCCTTTGGTGTTGGTGCTGTCTATCACAGCTGTAAAAGACGCTACAGATGACTAT TTCCGCCATAAAAGTGATCAACAAGTCAACAACCGGCAGTCTCAGGTACTCATCAATGGAAA GCTACAGAATGAAAAATGGATGAATGTTAGAGTGGGCGATATAATCAAACTTGAGAACAATCAGTTTGTTGCT GCTGACCTTCTCCTCCTATCTAGCAGTGAGCCATACGGACTGTGCTATATCGAGACAGCAGAGCTTGATGG GGAGACCAACCTGAAGGTGCGCCAAGCCTTGACTGTAACATCAGACCTCTGGGATGATGTTGCAAAGCTGGCAGACTTTAATG GGGAAGTCATCTGTGAGCCTCCCAACAATAAACTGGACAAGTTCATGGGGACTCTGTATTGGAGAGATAATAAGTATTCACTGGACAACGAGAAAGTGCTCTTGAGAGGCTGCATACTCCGTAACACAGAGTGGTGCTTCGGCTTGGTTATCTTTGCTG GACTCCAAACCAAGCTGATGCAGAACTGTGGGACGACCAAATTCAAAAGGACCAGCATCGATATACTGATGAACACATTAGTGCTGTGG ATCTTTGGATTTCTCATCTGCATGGGAATCATCTTGGCCATTGGCAACACCATTTGGGAGCAGAGAGTTGGCAGCAACTTCTGGGCGTATCTTCAGTGGAAGGAACTCACGATCAATGCAATATTCTCCGGCTTCCTGACCTTCTGGTCATATGTTATCATCCTCAACACTGTCGTACCCATCTCACTTTATGTTAG CGTAGAAGTTTTGCGGCTGGGCCATAGTTACTTCATAAACTGGGACAGACGAATGTATTACAGTCGTAAAGACACTCCTGCTGAGGCTCGGACAACCACCCTTAACGAGGAGCTGGGACAGGTGGAGTTTATCTTCTCGGACAAAACCGGGACCCTCACCCAGAACATCATGGTGTTCAATAAGTGTTCTATTAATGGGAAGACCTATG GTGACGTTTATGATGAGTTCGGGCATAAAGTTGACATTACAGAG AAAACACCATGTGTGGATTTCTCCTTTAACCCATTGATGGACATGAAGTTCCGTTTCCATGACAGCAGCTTGATTGAGGCGATCAAACTGGAAGAGCCTCTGGTGCAGGAATTCTTCCGTCTGTTAGCGCTCTGCCACACCGTCATGCCAGAAGAGAGGAATGAGG GTGAGCTGGTGTATCAAGCACAATCTCCAGATGAAGGAGCTCTGGTTACTGCAGCACGCAACTTTGGCTTTGTATTTCGGTCCAGAACACCAGAAACCATTACTCTATATGAGATGGATCAGCCGGTAACATACCAGCTATTGGCCATCCTGGACTTCAACAATGTGCGAAAGAGAATGAGCGTTATTG TGAGGAACCCAAAGGGGCAGCTAAAGCTTTACTCAAAAGGAGCTGACACAATAATCTTCGACAGGCTGGACCCGTCTAATGAAGAGCTTATGTTTACTACCTCAGAGCACCTTAAT GAGTTTGCCGGAGAGGGTTTGAGGACATTAGCGCTGGCGTACAAAGACCTGGATGAGGATTTGTTTGATGAATGGATGAAGAATCTTCTCTTTGCCAGCACGGTGTTGGATAACAGAGAAGAAAAACTCTGGGCTCTATATGAAGAAATAGAGCAGGGCCTGATG CTGCTTGGTGCTACAGCCATAGAGGACAAACTGCAGGAGGGAGTTCCAGAGACAATCGCCTGTTTGACTTTGGCCAACATCAAGATCTGGGTGCTCACCGGGGACAAGCTAG AGACGGCAATGAACATCGGCTACTCGTGTAGCATGCTGAGAGACGACATGAACGAGGTGTTCATAATCTCAGGTCACACCATGCTCGAGGTTCAGCAGGATCTCAG AAATGCCAAAGAGAGAATCATGGGACCCAGTAGAGAGAATCTCAGCAGTGTCACCGACATGGAAAAAACAGATTTGTACTCAAGTGACTCTGTCTTTGAGGAGACCATTATCGCAGAATATGCATTAATCATCAATGGCCACAGTTTG GCTTATGCCCTGGAGGCTGATCTGGAGCAGATCTTGGTGGATGTGGCGTGTCTCTGCAAGACAGTGATCTGTTGTCGGGTCACTCCACTGCAGAAAGCACAGGTGGTGGAGCTGATCAAGAGACACAAAAGAGCCGTTACACTCGCCATCGGAGATGGAGCCAATGACGTCAGTATGATCAAGA CGGCTCACATTGGCGTGGGCATCAGTGGACAGGAGGGGATGCAGGCAGTGTTGGCCTCCGATTACTCCTTCGCCCAATTCCGCTACCTGCAGCGCCTCCTGCTTGTCCACGGTCGCTGGTCCTACTACCGCATGTGCAACTTCCTCTGTTACTTCTTTTACAAGAACTTCGCCTTCACACTGGTTCATTTCTGGTATGGATTCCTCTGTGGATTTTCAGCACAG ACGGTATACGACCAATGGTTCATCACACTTTTCAACATAGTCTACACCTCGCTTCCTGTGCTGGCCATGGGCATGTTTGACCAG GATGTGAACGAGCAGTACAGTTCACGCTATCCAAACCTGTACAGACCGGGACAGCTCAACCAGCTCTTTAACAAGAGGAAGTTCTTCACCTGCACTCTTCAGGGGGTCTTCACTTCTTTCATCCTCTTCTTCATCCCATACGGAGCCTTCATAACCGCTGCGCGCGATGACGGCACCCACATCTCCGATCAACAAGCATTTGCCGTCACCATAGCAACCTCTTTGGTCCTTGTTGTCAGTGTCCAG ATTGGGCTTGACACAAACTACTGGACGGCTGTGAATCTTTTCTTCGTATCGGGAAGTCTAGCTGTGTACTTTGCAATACTTTTTGCAATGCACAGCGATGGTATTTTTACCATATTCCCGAACCAGTTTCCTTTCATAG GTACGGCACGTAACTCTCTAAATCAGAGGTTTGTGTGGCTGGTAATCCTCCTCACCACAGTCGTGTGCATAATGCCAATGGTGGCCATCCGATTCATCAAGACTGACCTAAATCCCACACACACTGACAAG GTACGTTTACTTCAGCAGGCCACTAGTAGGCAGGGTCCTCAAGAACAGAACCTCAGACGAGTCCGGAGGACGAGTTCACGGCGCTCGGCGTACGCTTTCGCCCACCAGCAGGGATACGGAGAACTCATCACCTCTGGCAAGAACATGAAGGTCCCCACATCCTCTACTTCCACATGTCCCGTATCTTCTCCCACAAGAGCACCAGCCGGATCCAGATGGATAGAGGGCTTGAGAAACAACGGGGACCTTGACACTACCACCCCGGCGGTGGAGATCACTGGATTTAGAGGGGAAAGTTACCGAAGTGGAGAGCTAACACTGGAAGACTTGGAAGACACATAA